AACGGATTTTCCACTTTGAGGACATCGAACAAGATCCCCTGTTGAAGCTGAAGTTGGACGTGCCGAAACTGCCTGATACGACTCTGTTGTATAAGGATCTGAAGCGGCTCGGTTCCGACGCTGGCATCAAAGCGATACGTTCGGCGCATAGACAAATCCTAAGGTCACTTCTCCCCAAAGGACAAGGCATCGTGGTCGATATCGACTCCTCTGTAGAGACTGTTTATGGCGCGCAGCAACAGTCCGCTGTTGGATATAATCCACACCATCACGGACGAGCGAGTTTCCATCCCTTGCTGGCGTTTGATTCACTCACTGGTTGTTGTCTCTATGATGAGTTGCGCTCTGGTGACGCCCATACATCAGATGGATTTGCGGATTTCTACAAGGCGATGAAAGACCAGTTGCCGGATGGCGTCAACATTCGTGCCGTCCGCATGGATAAAGGGTTTACCGGAGAAAAAGTGTTTCAGATATTGGAGCAAGATCAGCGGGATTACGTCATCAAACTGAAGTGGACCAAGCGACTCGCACAGTTGGCGCAAGCGCCAAATCTCCTCTGGCACTGCATCACAGAGAGTGACCGGGAACATTGTGACGTTACTTCCATCATGTATCAGGCAACATCCTGGGACAGGCCTCGGCGGGTCGTGATTGTGCGTCGCTTAGACATTGACCCCCAGGAGTGCCTGTGTGCGGATTGGCTCTGGGAATACGAGGCGATTGCCACAACGTTTGACTGGAGCGGCGAGGATGTATGGCACTTCTATAACTTTCGTGGTAACGCTGAGAATCACATCAAGGAAGCCAAATATGGATTTGCCATTGACCGATTCTCCAGCCAGAATTTCGATGCCAACAAAGCGCTGCAAGGTCTAAAGCTACTTGCGTATAATCTACTCCTGCTGTACAAGCACGTCGCGCTTCAACCAGGGGTGCGACAGTGGACCGCCGGACGGCTCAGACGAAGACTATTCCATCTACCTGGGATTCTAGTGCGTCATGCACGCCAGTGGAGCATTCGTCTTCCCGTGTATGCCAAGCATCGGTCGTTGATCATGCTTCATGCCGCCACGTAGATTTTTCTTCCAATTGAAAAAGTGGAGTTCATAGCCTGGCCTGGGGAGGGGGGAATTGTGTCCATTGCTCTAGTTCCGTACCATGATTCGCCGTGTCCGCTAACAAATCCACCAAATACTTGAAAACATGCCCCGGTCAATGACCTCAATCACCTAATCGTCGAAATCCGGGTTTATGTTTTCTCATACCAGCGAAAAACCGGACTTGAGCCCGTCAGGCTAGTACTTGTCGGTGTAGGTTTTTCGTTGGAGTTGTCAGGTCTGATGGTCATCCTGATTTCCTCTTCCGACGACGAGAAGGTCAATTTTATCGTGCAATGGTTGGCGGGCGATATTTGGGGAACATCTACTTATTGTTGAAAAAGTAGTTGGCATTTCCGAGTGTGTACCCGGAAATGCCAACCTTTGATGCTTAGTATCCCTTTAAATTACCCAGTTCCCTTTGCGGAACAGCGGGATAATCGATCCGTCCGCTGTTTCACCGTCGATGTCGAGTTCAGCTGAACCTATCATGAAATCGACGTGGGTAATGCTGTCGTTTGCGCCGTTCGCGTATTGCTCCTCTTCGGACATATCTTTGCCGCCGACAAGGCACGTGGGGTAGGCTTTGCCAATGGCGATGTGGCACGATGCGTTTTCGTCAAACAAGGTGTTGTAGAATAACTGGTTTCGATTCGAGATGGGTGAGTCCACTGGAACCAGCGCAATCTCACCGAGGAAATGGGACCCCTCATCGGTCTCAATTAATTCCTTCAGCGTCTCGTAACCAGTTTTTGCTGTGTAGTCGATGATACGACCATGTTCAAACGTGAGCGCCAGTTCTTCGATGACAACGCCGCCATAGGCGAGAGGCATCGTGCTTTTGACAACGCCGTCGACCCCGTCGCGCTGAGGCAGTGTGAACACTTCTTCTGTCGGCAAATTGGCCACAAACCAGTCGTTCTGGGCGTTGACACTGCGAGCGGCTTGCCAGAAGTGGCGCTTGGGGAGAGCGACTTTGAGATCTGTGCCAGGGCCTTTGTAGTGCAGGCGCTGAAAGTGGTGATCATTCAGAAATTTTGCGCGCGCTTCGAGGCTATCGAGATGGGCGTTCCAGGCTGCGACAGGATCATCTTCGTTCATTCGCATGACATCGAAGATAGCGTCCCACATCTTTTGAACGGCTACCTCTTCTGAGTCGCCAGGGAACATTTTTGTCGCCCACTTTGCCGTAGGAATCGAGCACACCAGCCAACTTACACGGTCTTCCATGAAGTTTTGCATGAATTTTTTCATGGCGGCGCCGTGTGCTTTGGAATAGAGCGCAATTTTCTTTGGATCAACGTCGGCCAAAAGATCTGGATCTTCCGCAGCGATGGTTAGAAATGCGGTGTTGTTGTCACATTCTTCTTCGCCTTTTTGAACAACCCAATTGGGGATACGTTGCAGATTTTCCTCAGATTCTTGCTTTAGGCGGATTTGTTTGATGATTGGATCACTCCAATCAATGTTCACGGTGCTCGCACCTGCCGCGTATGCACGCGCGGTGAGAATCCGGACGAATTCAGCGGCCTCAATGGGGGTCCGAATGGTTAACGGTTGGCCCGGCTGAATGTTGAGGCCAATCCGAATGAGAACGTCTGCGTATTGTTCTAGCTGCTTGATGGTCGGCATGAAGGTACATCCTTTCTTCTGTGTGGTCATGACATCGGCTTTTATTGTACATGACATGCGCGGATATTTCCCTAAAGCAGGCCACCTGTCATGATATGATGGATAATTCATTGAAATTCAGCAGGCATCGGGTATCGCTGGAGGACTACAGGTTGGGGGAGAAGGCACCGGATTTTACACTCACAGACGTATTGGGCAATGAAGTGAATTTGTACGATGAACTGGCGAACGGACAATGCGAATAGCAGCTTGAATTTGAAGGGGCCGGTTTGCGGGAATTGGTGAAACGCCGCAAACCGGACTCATTTTGTGTGATTTTGGGTTAGAAACGGTGATTAGGCTCGTTGTACGTGTAAATAGGTGTGAATCGACGTATTGTTGGCTGTAATATACACGGGCCAGGTTCCAAGTGTCGTACTTGGACCAATTTTCCACGACCATGTAACGACGCCTGAACTCGGTGCCGTTTTGGCATCTAATCCTTTTGCGTGGCTGGAGCCGGACTTGTAGACCACTTCGATGGTGCAGTGTGCACCAGGACTGGTGTGAATGGTCACAGAGGCGTATTGATTGTGATGGACGTATAGATTTGATGAGACGATTTGAACGGTCGTTTTCTTTGTAGCGGTATGTACGGCAACGGGCGTTGTTTGGGCGCGTACCACTGTTGCCGGCAGTGCTGCAGACAGGCCTATGGTGGACACAAACAGCGCCGCCAGCCACGATGCAAAACGATTCTTTATTCTAAACATCAGATCACCCCACTGTTTCTCCATATAGGGATTCTCCGATACATTTTTATTTCCTTCTATGTGCTGAAATGGAAGTGTGTACGCTATCTTGATTTGGCGGGATTAAGACGGCTTGTTTCGGGCCCTTTACGATCCCGACGCTAGAAGTGACTTACGCAGGCGCTTGATATCACTGATGGGTGGCAAGCCGAACATGCGCGCGTATTCACGGCTGAATTGGGATGGACTGTCGTAGCCCACGCGAAAGGCGACTTCGGCTGCATCGGTTGCCTCTGTCAGCAAGATGCGGCGGGCTTCCTGGAGTCTCACTTGCTTTTGATATTGTAACGGGCTCATTGCCGTGACATCTTTAAAATAGCGGTGCAGTGACGAAGGGCTCATGTGGGCTAGTGTCGCTAGCTCCTCAACCCGCAGCGGTTGTGCGTAGTCCTGCTTGATTTTGTGAATGACTTGTGCAATCCGATACGAATGACTGCCAGTCATCGCGATTTGCTTTAAGGATTCCCCTTGGTCGCTATTCAAGATGCGATACAGAATTTCTCGCGTGATGAGTGGTGCAAGCACCGGGATGTCACCAGGGGTGTCCAGCAGGTTGACTAGTCGCATGGCGGCGTCCAATAAGCTGTGGCTCGCCTGACTCACATAGAGCCCTCTACGTGTATTTTCAGTCTTTCGCGGCGTTAAATTGGATTCTTTCATCACATCGAGCACCTGATGGGGGTCAATTTCCATCCGTATATACAGGTACGGCATTTCTGGGCTCGCTTCAATAACCTCGCCAGAGATAGGTAGGTCAACAGATACGACGAGGTAGTCGGACGGTCCGTACAGATAGCTTTCGTCAGCCAACATCGATACTTTTTTGCCCTGGACGACAATGCACAGCGCTGGTTCGTGCAGGGTGTAAATCGGCTCGGTGACTTGTGAACGCCGAATGAGGCGAAGTGATGGGATGGCTGTAACGTGAAATCCGTCGTGGGTACAAATTTGAGTGATAATCCTCGCCAATTTCTCTCGTGTTTGTTCCATCTCACGCATCTCTTCTTGTACTGAGTGTACTTGATTTGACCTGTTCCCCTCCTGATGAACACCTGTTTTCATGATAGTGTTTCTGTCTGCTTTACTCAATTGGTTTTGGAGGATTAGGCAATCATGTGCGAGGAATCGGATATCGGAATCCTTTGTTGCCAGTTCATAATACAGTTGTCGTCAATCGAAGAGACGCCATCTCATGTTGGAGGGGAGATTTCAGTGACACAGAATACTGACCAACACACACATCGCCGGGTCTGGTTGATTACGGGTGCATCGCGCGGTCTCGGGAACGCAATTGCCCAAGCCGCTTTGGATCTGGGAGATGCGGTTGTCGCCACCTCTAGAAATCCCGTTGCGACGGCGAATTCGCTAATCGGCCAAGCCAACCAGCTATTGTCTTTGGCCATGGATGTGACGGATAAACAGTAAATCGCATCCGCGGTGCAATCTGCTATCGCTCATTTTGGCCGTATCGATGTCTTGGTGAATAACGCAGGATACGGATTGATGGGGGCCGTTGAAGAGGTGAGTGACGAGGAGGCACGCGCGGTTTTTGACACGAATGTATTTGGTTTACTAGCGGTGACGCGTGCCGTTTTGCCGATACTGCGGGAACAGTGTTCTGGACATATCGTCAATATCTCGTCTGTAGCGGGCATTGCGGCAGGGGTCGGATCAGGCATTTACGCTGCGACGAAGTTCGCCGTCGAGGGGTTATCGGAAGCGCTGTCCGCAGAGGTAGCGCCGCTTGGTATTCACGTTTCTCTCGTCGAACCCGGTCAATTTCGTACGGATTTCTTGGCAGATTCGCTCAAGTTGGCAGAGAAGACGATCCCGGATTACGATGAAACCGCAGGACGGGTTTGTGCGTTAAAGGAGTGGAATGGCAAGCAGGCTGGACATCCGGGCAAAGCAGTGGCGGCCGACATTGAGAGCTGGCGCGACATTGCGCTGCATTCCGAATTTGACGCATAAACTGGTAACCAAGGTCAACAGCCCAGCAAGCAAAATCGGCGTGCTGGGCTGGAAGGTACGGTAGACGCCTGTCGCGTTTCACATCCAATCCCAGTCAACGAGTCTGCCCGTCCGTGCGAACTGCCATCTTGTCGATCCCGGCAAAATGCTGACCCCAATCTCCGCAGCCACGAATCCGACGACAGTCTGAACCTCTGTCACCTCAAGGCGAATGGTCGGGCTGACCCCTTCTTCGTGAAAGAGTGTCACGATGCTGTCGTATAGACCAGGCCATATCGATCGGTGCGAACCGTCAACGCTGGATGGGACGTCAGCGGGCGCAGCACCCCCACGTCGATGGTGCCGTTCAGTAACGCGTCAATTTGATCTGGCGTGGGCATCTCGTGCAGAACGAGATCGACATCAGGGTACTGGTCCTGGTACGCGCGAATGACGTTCGGCAACACATCGTATGTCGCGGAGCCAACGAACCCGAGAACCAGCCTGCCCATCTTGCCAAGTTGCGCCTTGCGCGCCATCTGTTCCGCCTGTTGAAGTAAGGCAAACATGCGCCGCACCTCGCTGAGATACACGCGCCCTGCGTCCGACAACTCGACATGGCGATTGGTCCGATAAAATAGGCGCACACCGAGCTCATCCTCGAGCTGGCGTATTTACTGGCTGAGGGGCGGCTGTGTCATCCCCAGTCGCGACGCGGCACGGCCAAAATGCAATTCTTCTGCCACCGCGATAAAGTACTCCAACTGCCGAAGTTCCACATTGGTTTCCCCTCTACAATTGATTCGTTTTACGACTCGATTACACGTTTTTTATATATTAGACGCACATCTTTTGGATGATCCTGCAAGTCGCGTGTTTGTTTGGACTCAGCGAGATCGGCACATGGATATCCAAGATGTTGCGCGCACCAATTCCAGGCAGTATTTGGGGATTCATCATCCTATTTCTGTTATTCGGCTCGCGCCTTCGAGATTGGACAGATGGAAGGTACCTGTGCGAGCTTGTCGATGGTGACTGCGGCATTCATCACGCTCGCGCCGGCCCCGGTATTGGTTCCATTGTTGCGCATGTGAATGGCCTGCAGCGCACGCGCAGCCACCGTAAAACAGCCCAGCCAGCAAAATGGGCGTGCTGGGCTGTATCGACGAGCGCACCAAACGGTGTGTAGAAGCGTATCGAAATCTCCACAGGACTCCAGGATGGCAAGGCCAGCGCGCCTTGGCAACATCTTAATAGCTGTCGGTGAAGCTAAATTCTCCGTTCACCTTGGTTACCTGAATATCAGGTATGGAGCTCCAATTGAGATAGGTGTTGCCGTCGTCGACAACCCCTTGTACGGTTTGCCCCTGAATGGAAAATTTACCGTTACCGAGATACTTGTATGGAATGCCCCACTTGGACAAGGCCGTCCATAGGAGATATGTCTCATCGTTGACTG
Above is a genomic segment from Alicyclobacillus acidoterrestris containing:
- a CDS encoding LysR substrate-binding domain-containing protein, with the translated sequence MTLFHEEGVSPTIRLEVTEVQTVVGFVAAEIGVSILPGSTRWQFARTGRLVDWDWM
- a CDS encoding LysR family transcriptional regulator, with product MRLFYRTNRHVELSDAGRVYLSEVRRMFALLQQAEQMARKAQLGKMGRLVLGFVGSATYDVLPNVIRAYQDQYPDVDLVLHEMPTPDQIDALLNGTIDVGVLRPLTSHPALTVRTDRYGLVYTTAS
- a CDS encoding aminopeptidase, translating into MPTIKQLEQYADVLIRIGLNIQPGQPLTIRTPIEAAEFVRILTARAYAAGASTVNIDWSDPIIKQIRLKQESEENLQRIPNWVVQKGEEECDNNTAFLTIAAEDPDLLADVDPKKIALYSKAHGAAMKKFMQNFMEDRVSWLVCSIPTAKWATKMFPGDSEEVAVQKMWDAIFDVMRMNEDDPVAAWNAHLDSLEARAKFLNDHHFQRLHYKGPGTDLKVALPKRHFWQAARSVNAQNDWFVANLPTEEVFTLPQRDGVDGVVKSTMPLAYGGVVIEELALTFEHGRIIDYTAKTGYETLKELIETDEGSHFLGEIALVPVDSPISNRNQLFYNTLFDENASCHIAIGKAYPTCLVGGKDMSEEEQYANGANDSITHVDFMIGSAELDIDGETADGSIIPLFRKGNWVI
- a CDS encoding AraC family transcriptional regulator, producing the protein MEQTREKLARIITQICTHDGFHVTAIPSLRLIRRSQVTEPIYTLHEPALCIVVQGKKVSMLADESYLYGPSDYLVVSVDLPISGEVIEASPEMPYLYIRMEIDPHQVLDVMKESNLTPRKTENTRRGLYVSQASHSLLDAAMRLVNLLDTPGDIPVLAPLITREILYRILNSDQGESLKQIAMTGSHSYRIAQVIHKIKQDYAQPLRVEELATLAHMSPSSLHRYFKDVTAMSPLQYQKQVRLQEARRILLTEATDAAEVAFRVGYDSPSQFSREYARMFGLPPISDIKRLRKSLLASGS
- a CDS encoding IS1380 family transposase, producing MKQYNHTRSQFARKSSTIHTRYDLNAATSFGGASGLIDFVLGTGIDREFWVHGLRKGRNTQFHMDDIALTVIFGSLLGQERIFHFEDIEQDPLLKLKLDVPKLPDTTLLYKDLKRLGSDAGIKAIRSAHRQILRSLLPKGQGIVVDIDSSVETVYGAQQQSAVGYNPHHHGRASFHPLLAFDSLTGCCLYDELRSGDAHTSDGFADFYKAMKDQLPDGVNIRAVRMDKGFTGEKVFQILEQDQRDYVIKLKWTKRLAQLAQAPNLLWHCITESDREHCDVTSIMYQATSWDRPRRVVIVRRLDIDPQECLCADWLWEYEAIATTFDWSGEDVWHFYNFRGNAENHIKEAKYGFAIDRFSSQNFDANKALQGLKLLAYNLLLLYKHVALQPGVRQWTAGRLRRRLFHLPGILVRHARQWSIRLPVYAKHRSLIMLHAAT